A genomic window from Streptomyces sp. NBC_01429 includes:
- the rimO gene encoding 30S ribosomal protein S12 methylthiotransferase RimO → MPERRTVALVTLGCARNEVDSEELAGRLAADGWELVQDASGADVAVVNTCGFVEAAKKDSVDALLEANDLKDQGRTQAVVAVGCMAERYGKELAEALPEADGVLGFDDYADISDRLQTILNGGVHASHTPRDRRKLLPLSPVERQGADVALPGHAQTLDEVAPAPADLPDGIAPASGPRAPLRRRLDTSPVASVKLASGCDRRCSFCAIPSFRGSFISRRPSDVLGETRWLAEQGVKEVMLVSENNTSYGKDLGDIRLLETLLPELAAVDGIERVRVSYLQPAEMRPGLIDVLTSTPKVAPYFDLSFQHSAPSVLRSMRRFGDTDRFLELLETIRGKAPQAGVRSNFIVGFPGETEADFAELERFLTGARLDAIGVFGYSDEDGTEAATYDGKLDEDVVAERLAHLSRLAEELTAQRAEERLGESLEVLVESIDPDGADGEAAVGRAAHQAPETDGQVIFTSREGLRPGRIVGAKVIGTEGVDLVAECYELPGDEPRTPGEEAAR, encoded by the coding sequence ATGCCCGAACGCCGTACCGTCGCCCTTGTCACTCTTGGCTGCGCCCGTAACGAGGTGGACTCGGAGGAGCTTGCAGGCCGCTTGGCAGCGGACGGCTGGGAGCTCGTCCAGGACGCCTCCGGGGCGGATGTCGCCGTCGTCAACACCTGCGGATTCGTCGAGGCCGCGAAGAAGGACTCCGTCGACGCCCTGCTGGAAGCCAACGATCTCAAGGATCAGGGCAGAACCCAGGCCGTGGTGGCCGTCGGCTGCATGGCCGAGCGCTACGGCAAGGAGCTCGCCGAGGCGCTGCCCGAGGCGGACGGTGTGCTCGGCTTCGACGACTACGCCGACATCTCCGACCGGCTCCAGACCATTCTGAACGGCGGCGTCCACGCCTCGCACACCCCGCGCGACCGCCGGAAGCTGCTGCCCCTCAGCCCGGTCGAGCGGCAGGGCGCCGACGTGGCACTGCCCGGCCACGCGCAGACCCTCGACGAGGTGGCCCCCGCCCCCGCCGACCTGCCGGACGGGATCGCCCCGGCCTCCGGACCGCGCGCGCCCCTGCGGCGGCGCCTCGACACCAGCCCCGTCGCCTCCGTGAAGCTCGCCTCCGGCTGCGACCGGCGCTGCTCCTTCTGCGCCATCCCCTCCTTCCGCGGCTCCTTCATCTCCCGGCGCCCCTCCGACGTGCTCGGTGAGACGCGCTGGCTGGCCGAGCAGGGCGTCAAGGAGGTCATGCTCGTCTCCGAGAACAACACGTCGTACGGCAAGGACCTCGGCGACATCCGGCTGCTGGAGACACTGCTGCCCGAGCTGGCGGCCGTCGACGGGATCGAGCGGGTACGCGTCAGCTACCTCCAGCCCGCCGAGATGCGGCCGGGGCTGATCGACGTCCTGACCTCGACGCCGAAGGTCGCGCCGTACTTCGACCTGTCCTTCCAGCACTCGGCGCCGAGTGTGCTGCGCTCGATGCGGCGCTTCGGGGACACCGACCGCTTCCTGGAGCTGCTGGAGACCATCCGGGGCAAGGCGCCGCAGGCCGGAGTGCGCTCCAACTTCATCGTCGGTTTCCCCGGGGAGACCGAAGCGGACTTCGCCGAGCTGGAACGCTTCCTCACCGGTGCCCGGCTCGACGCCATCGGCGTCTTCGGGTACTCGGACGAGGACGGCACCGAGGCGGCGACCTACGACGGCAAGCTGGACGAGGACGTCGTCGCCGAGCGGTTGGCCCATCTGTCGCGGCTGGCCGAGGAACTGACCGCGCAGCGGGCCGAGGAACGGCTCGGTGAGAGCCTTGAGGTGCTCGTCGAGTCCATCGACCCGGACGGCGCCGACGGCGAGGCCGCGGTGGGCCGGGCGGCGCACCAGGCCCCCGAGACGGACGGCCAAGTGATCTTCACCTCGCGCGAGGGCCTGCGTCCGGGCCGTATCGTCGGGGCGAAGGTGATCGGCACCGAGGGCGTGGACCTGGTGGCCGAGTGCTACGAGCTGCCGGGGGACGAGCCGCGGACCCCGGGCGAGGAGGCGGCCAGATGA
- a CDS encoding helix-turn-helix domain-containing protein: MLRQARVAAHLTVDEISGSTRVRIPIVHAIEQDDFSRCGGDVYARGHIRMLAREVGLDPEPLIEQFDSERGGRPAPTPAAPMFEAERIRPERRRPNWTAAMVAAIVAVVGFVGFTLFNGGGDATKTKEVAEGPKPEKSEVKPSATKKTEPKPEPSDSAIAAAPRDKVTVKLSAMDDKSWISAKAHNGRLLFDGILLKGDSKTFQDDEQIDLILGNAGAIELYVNGKKVQDEFQSGQVERLSYTQGDPEAG; the protein is encoded by the coding sequence GTGCTTCGGCAAGCGCGTGTCGCGGCGCATCTGACGGTCGACGAGATCAGCGGCTCCACCCGGGTGCGCATCCCCATCGTGCACGCGATCGAACAGGACGACTTCTCGCGCTGCGGCGGCGACGTCTACGCCCGCGGGCACATCCGGATGCTCGCCCGCGAGGTGGGACTCGACCCCGAGCCCCTCATCGAGCAGTTCGACTCCGAGCGCGGAGGGCGTCCCGCGCCGACTCCCGCCGCGCCGATGTTCGAAGCCGAGCGGATCAGGCCCGAACGGCGCCGTCCCAACTGGACCGCCGCCATGGTGGCCGCGATCGTCGCCGTGGTCGGCTTCGTCGGCTTCACCCTGTTCAACGGTGGCGGCGACGCGACGAAGACCAAAGAGGTCGCCGAGGGCCCCAAGCCCGAGAAGAGCGAGGTCAAGCCCAGCGCGACCAAGAAGACCGAGCCCAAGCCCGAGCCGTCCGACAGCGCGATCGCTGCGGCGCCGCGCGACAAGGTCACGGTGAAGCTGTCGGCCATGGACGACAAGAGCTGGATCTCCGCCAAGGCGCACAACGGCCGACTGCTGTTCGACGGAATCCTGCTCAAGGGTGATTCCAAGACCTTCCAGGACGATGAGCAGATCGATCTGATCCTCGGAAACGCGGGCGCGATCGAGCTGTACGTCAACGGCAAGAAGGTCCAGGACGAGTTCCAGTCCGGCCAGGTCGAGCGTCTTTCGTACACGCAGGGTGACCCCGAGGCGGGCTGA
- a CDS encoding DNA translocase FtsK, translating to MASRTSGNGSQGTAGTAKPRAGRTTGAAKAAPAKKTAAKKTAPTKKAPARKAPAKKAAAKPAPRPAPSPTGGVYRVVRAVWLGAAHGVGAMFRGIGRGAKGLDPAHRKDGVALLLLGIALVIAAGTWSNLHGPVGDLVEMLITGAFGRLDLLVPILLGVVAVRLILYPEKPDANGRIVIGLSALIVGVLGLVHIACGAPGRGEGTAAMQDAGGLIGWAASMPLIFTTGEVLAVPLLLLLTIFGLLVVTATPVNAIPRRLRQLGVKLGIVEPAHERGRFDDDGYDERYDDGPYDDDERYDEQWRQALPGAGARRSPARRGGPPQEYDADRAESEALAKRRRPRRPSVQPSMDRSMDAVDVAAAAAAALDGAVLNGMPPSPIVADLTQGVSVDRTRKPGQRPGERADRPAADESDVERSAPVPAAREERSRPAGARPGAAPVADLTKPTPAQDKPLPARAEQLQLSGDITYSLPSLDLLERGGPGKTRSAANDAVVASLSNVFQEFKVDAAVTGFTRGPTVTRYEVELGPAVKVERITALTKNIAYAVASPDVRIISPIPGKSAVGIEIPNTDREMVNLGDVLRLADAAEDDHPMLVALGKDVEGGYEMANLAKMPHLLVAGATGSGKSSCINCLITSVMVRATPEDVRMVLVDPKRVELTAYEGIPHLITPIITNPKRAAEALQWVVREMDLRYDDLAAYGFRHIDDFNKAVRAGKVKVPEGSERELSPYPYLLVIVDELADLMMVAPRDVEDAIVRITQLARAAGIHLVLATQRPSVDVVTGLIKANVPSRLAFATSSLADSRVILDQPGAEKLIGKGDGLFLPMGANKPTRMQGAFVTEDEIQAVVQHCKDQMTPVFRDDVVVGTAKKKEIDEDIGDDLDLLCQAVELVVSTQFGSTSMLQRKLRVGFAKAGRLMDLMESRNIVGPSEGSKARDVLVKADELDGVLGVIRGESPA from the coding sequence ATGGCCTCACGTACGTCCGGCAATGGCTCCCAGGGCACGGCGGGCACCGCGAAGCCGCGGGCCGGCCGTACGACCGGCGCCGCGAAGGCGGCGCCCGCCAAGAAGACAGCGGCGAAGAAGACGGCGCCCACGAAGAAGGCTCCGGCAAGGAAGGCCCCCGCGAAGAAGGCCGCCGCCAAACCGGCACCCAGGCCCGCGCCGTCCCCCACCGGGGGCGTGTACCGCGTGGTCCGCGCCGTATGGCTCGGGGCGGCACACGGAGTGGGCGCGATGTTCCGGGGCATAGGGCGCGGCGCCAAGGGCCTCGACCCGGCGCACCGCAAGGACGGTGTGGCGCTCCTGCTGCTCGGCATCGCCCTGGTCATCGCGGCGGGCACCTGGTCGAATCTGCACGGCCCGGTCGGTGATCTGGTCGAGATGCTGATCACCGGCGCCTTCGGACGCCTCGATCTGCTCGTACCGATACTGCTGGGCGTCGTCGCCGTACGGCTGATCCTCTATCCCGAGAAACCCGACGCCAACGGCCGGATCGTCATCGGCCTCTCCGCGCTGATCGTCGGTGTCCTCGGGCTGGTCCACATCGCCTGCGGCGCCCCGGGACGCGGCGAGGGCACCGCCGCGATGCAGGACGCGGGCGGGCTCATCGGCTGGGCCGCGTCCATGCCGCTGATCTTCACCACCGGCGAGGTGCTCGCCGTACCCCTGCTCCTGCTGCTCACGATCTTCGGTCTGCTGGTCGTCACCGCGACCCCCGTCAACGCCATTCCCCGCCGGCTTCGGCAGCTCGGCGTCAAACTCGGGATCGTCGAACCCGCCCATGAGCGCGGCCGGTTCGACGACGACGGCTACGACGAGCGGTACGACGACGGGCCGTACGACGACGACGAGCGCTACGACGAGCAGTGGCGCCAGGCGCTGCCCGGGGCCGGCGCGCGCCGCTCGCCCGCCCGGCGCGGTGGCCCGCCGCAGGAGTACGACGCGGACCGGGCCGAGTCCGAGGCGCTCGCCAAGCGGCGCAGGCCGCGCCGGCCCTCCGTGCAGCCGTCCATGGACCGCTCCATGGACGCGGTGGATGTGGCGGCGGCCGCGGCTGCGGCGCTGGACGGTGCCGTGCTCAACGGGATGCCGCCCTCGCCGATCGTCGCGGACCTCACGCAGGGCGTCTCCGTGGACCGTACGCGCAAGCCGGGACAGCGCCCCGGGGAGCGGGCCGACCGGCCGGCGGCGGACGAGAGCGACGTGGAGCGCTCCGCGCCCGTACCGGCGGCGCGCGAGGAGCGGTCCAGGCCCGCCGGCGCCCGCCCCGGGGCCGCTCCCGTCGCTGACCTGACCAAGCCGACCCCCGCACAGGACAAGCCGCTCCCGGCGCGGGCCGAGCAGCTCCAGCTCAGCGGCGACATCACGTACTCACTGCCCTCGCTGGACCTGCTGGAGCGCGGCGGCCCCGGCAAGACGCGCAGCGCCGCCAACGACGCCGTCGTCGCCTCGCTCAGCAATGTCTTCCAGGAGTTCAAGGTCGACGCGGCCGTCACCGGCTTCACCCGGGGCCCCACGGTCACGCGGTACGAGGTGGAGCTGGGCCCGGCCGTGAAGGTCGAGCGGATCACCGCGCTCACCAAGAACATCGCGTACGCCGTCGCCAGCCCCGACGTACGGATCATCTCCCCGATCCCCGGCAAGTCCGCGGTCGGCATCGAGATCCCCAACACCGACCGGGAGATGGTCAACCTCGGCGATGTGCTGCGCCTCGCGGACGCCGCCGAGGACGACCATCCGATGCTGGTGGCGCTCGGCAAGGACGTCGAGGGCGGCTACGAGATGGCCAATCTCGCGAAGATGCCCCACCTGCTGGTGGCGGGAGCGACCGGCTCCGGAAAGTCGTCCTGCATCAACTGCCTGATCACCTCGGTGATGGTCAGGGCCACCCCGGAGGACGTCCGGATGGTCCTCGTGGACCCCAAGCGGGTCGAGCTGACCGCCTACGAGGGCATCCCGCACCTGATCACACCGATCATCACCAACCCCAAGCGGGCCGCCGAGGCGCTCCAGTGGGTCGTGCGCGAGATGGATCTGCGCTACGACGACCTGGCGGCCTACGGATTCCGGCACATCGACGACTTCAACAAGGCCGTGCGCGCCGGCAAGGTCAAGGTGCCCGAGGGCAGCGAGCGCGAGCTGTCCCCGTATCCGTATCTGCTGGTCATCGTGGACGAGCTGGCGGACCTGATGATGGTCGCGCCGCGTGACGTCGAGGACGCCATCGTCCGTATCACCCAGTTGGCCCGGGCCGCCGGCATCCATCTGGTGCTCGCCACCCAGCGGCCCTCGGTCGACGTGGTCACCGGGCTGATCAAGGCGAACGTACCGTCGCGGCTCGCCTTCGCGACGTCCTCACTGGCGGACAGCCGGGTCATCCTCGACCAGCCGGGCGCGGAGAAACTGATCGGCAAGGGGGACGGTCTGTTCCTCCCGATGGGAGCGAACAAGCCGACCCGCATGCAGGGCGCCTTCGTCACCGAGGACGAGATCCAGGCGGTCGTCCAGCACTGCAAGGACCAGATGACGCCGGTCTTCCGCGACGACGTCGTGGTCGGTACGGCGAAGAAGAAGGAGATCGACGAGGACATCGGCGACGACCTCGATCTGCTCTGCCAGGCCGTCGAACTGGTCGTCTCCACCCAGTTCGGCTCCACCTCGATGCTCCAGCGGAAGCTGCGCGTCGGATTCGCCAAGGCGGGCCGGCTGATGGACCTCATGGAATCGAGGAACATCGTGGGGCCGAGCGAGGGGTCCAAGGCCCGCGACGTGCTCGTCAAGGCGGACGAACTCGACGGGGTGCTCGGCGTGATCCGGGGGGAGAGCCCGGCCTGA
- a CDS encoding response regulator, with protein sequence MVQKAKILLVDDRPENLLALEAILSALDQTLVRASSGEEALKALLTDDFAVILLDVQMPGMDGFETAAHIKRRERTRDIPIIFLTAINHGPHHTFRGYAAGAVDYISKPFDPWVLRAKVSVFVELYMKNCQLKEQAELLRLQLAGAGEAREPNGLLAELSARLAAVEEQAEALSKQLDDDAADASAVATAAHLERKLTGLRRALDALEPGAGSGMPPLPSQN encoded by the coding sequence ATGGTGCAGAAGGCCAAGATCCTCCTGGTCGATGACCGGCCGGAGAATCTGCTGGCGCTGGAGGCCATTCTCTCCGCGCTCGATCAGACGCTGGTGCGGGCATCGTCAGGGGAGGAAGCGCTCAAAGCGCTGCTGACGGACGACTTCGCGGTCATTCTGCTGGATGTCCAGATGCCGGGGATGGACGGGTTCGAGACTGCCGCGCACATCAAGCGGCGGGAGCGCACCCGCGACATCCCGATCATTTTTCTCACAGCGATCAACCACGGCCCGCATCACACCTTCCGGGGATACGCGGCGGGCGCGGTGGACTACATCTCGAAGCCGTTCGACCCCTGGGTGCTGCGCGCCAAGGTGTCGGTCTTCGTCGAGCTGTACATGAAGAACTGCCAGCTGAAGGAGCAGGCCGAACTGCTCAGACTTCAGCTCGCCGGGGCGGGCGAGGCCAGAGAACCGAACGGTCTGCTGGCCGAACTGTCCGCGCGGCTCGCGGCAGTTGAGGAGCAGGCGGAAGCGCTCTCCAAGCAGTTGGACGACGACGCGGCGGACGCCTCCGCGGTGGCGACCGCCGCCCATCTGGAGCGCAAACTCACCGGTCTGCGCCGGGCACTGGACGCGCTGGAGCCGGGTGCGGGGAGCGGCATGCCGCCGCTTCCCTCGCAGAACTGA